Genomic segment of Malus domestica chromosome 15, GDT2T_hap1:
TTCACCATATGTTATAGATAAAGAGGGGTGGGGAATTCCAAGGCCTAAAGCTTCATTGATATAGATGATTGGATTAGAATATATAAGTAATTATAAGGtatgttgaaagaaaaaaaatgaaaaatttataaCAATTTTGAGGTTGGAGATGGATTACTAGAAGGATTAGAAGGGAGAAGTTTACTTCATGTCTAATCCTACCCTTTTGAAAAGGATTAGAACTGATAAGTTTCTTTCATAAATAATTCATCTCCTACTCTCTAGTTTGTCATATCCATTTGAATCCAATCTTACGTAGCAAACGAACTCTTAAGTTTGGCTTTAACTCCATCCTGTTGGACAAGACAATTACGGTGTTAATAATTAATGTTAATGTCAATTTAGCGAAGTTGAGAAAATGCGatatatctctactaattaataaaacactcatcatcaaccaaaattctatgaaattaccagtttaaccttctaattaaaacataacatgaataagaaatatggagcagaaatgtaatttcacacaatcaaattttgctattttttttcagAACCTCATCTTCATATAAtcataacatatctctaattaaaataaaataaaataataaaataataaaaaaacttcacacttccacattctctatcactctcttcctctctccttctatttcaaaaacaaaaataaaaaattttctcacacactttgtgtgtgcccatatgctaggaCTAATAAGATGTAGTTATATACACAACTATAGATCTGGACAATCATGGTATCAAGACTATCAACGTTAACGTAGTTTACCGCACTAGGGGAAAGTATACACACACTCATATCTATGTATCTATAAGTGTGATATATGATCATGAAATGCATGAGAGGATGCAATATATAACGTGATAGTGTCAGCAAAAACAACGGAAACACACCCTAGTGATGTCTGTCCCAAACACAACATGTTCTCACAGGAATGCTCTGGTCCCAACAGACcccaacctctctctctctctctctctctctctcgaccgAGCATCTGCTGcggtgtgtgagagagagaaagtctgATCACTGATGAGCAGCAGAGAGTCTGAGAGTCTCATTCCAGCACCGCAACCGCCACCCCTCCTCTCCTCGCCTTCTGAATGGCCAATGCCAGCGAAGGAGATATTCAGGTCCCCTTTTGATTCCCACAGTGACTCAGTCCCACCCGCGTCGGCATCTCATTCCCTCCCAATCAAAATTTGGGTCCTCCTACTAAGGATTCCTACGTCCTCGAGCATTACACACGGTTTTCACTTAAATTCATGCTTTTTAGGGCTCTGTGATTGCTCTCTGGACCCAAATTCCAGGTTACCTACTGGACCACCTCCTTTAGGCTCTTACTTCTAATTCGGGAAATCCAGTTGTCCCCCTACACTTCTCTATATATTTATGTTCACCAGTGGTCCATTTAGTATATAGAAGGGTTCGATCAACCTCAAATTTTAGAGAGTGCATTTTGTCATAATCAACTGACTTAAGTATTATGAATTATATACAATTAATAAGTGATGAATAAGTCTAAGCATGCATGTAAAACCAACTCTCACTTCTATTATATGAAAATGAGGGCTCAagcttgaatttgaaatgagCAAAACACGTTACTTAAATAAACTGATCTAACTTCTAACTCTGTAATCAAGTGTTGACAAATTCTAAAGTATGCATGGAAAAGAACTCCTCTTAACTATAATCAAACCCAAATAGTTAAGCTTAGTTAAACCCTTATTTGGGCTTGTGAAATGGTCTCCAGATTCTCCATAATCTAACAGACcacctaaaaccctaactaTACTAGGAAAAAATGTTTTTTACTTATTTCATGCAAATTATTGAATCATCGATCGAAAGATCAATGTCCAACTATCGACCTCTCTTTGTCTACCAATAATTGCGAATTTTCTTATACCTTTCGTTTTTGTGAGAGAGAACATACAAAATATAATCTGTATTTATAATATATTCATACATACATGCATGGTATTTGTAAattttgattatatatataatatttgtaCAGTGTCGCCCTGAGGGCCACAAAGTTCACAGGTCCTAAGAATTAGTAAGAAAAAGAGACGCATGTCTAGAATTATTTGACTCGTTGAGCTTTTCAATGGCCATTGTATATTTGCATGAGCTTTATTGTCTTCGATCTCCATTtaactttttcttaatttacACGAGCGTGCGCAGATCAGATATGTTGTACTCCacactaaaagtgtttttggactaaattAAGCACGTACGATCTCCACTTACAATAATAGTTATAAACTAGACCGGTTCCTTATTTGGTTATACACGAAGGAATTGATATATATTTGAATTTATTCTAATCTTAACTCATTATCGTACATTCTCTCACTGCTCAAGCTAACCCTAATAGCTTTGCCTCGTTCCATTTTCATTTAACTAAGTTGGAATCTTGATCGATTGGACCATCAATAAATTAAGTATCCCCTCCATATAATTAATCTTACTTTGCTATATTAAGGCTACGAGGATATGACATCCCTATCTATATATTTAGTTTAACAGCCAAGTTGTGGATCAAAATTGGATCTTCCCTTGTCTTGAttatcatgtaattaaaaaaccGTTTAATCTAAGGGTTGTTTTATACACACCCCACAATGTTATGAATCCACCCCAAATTCAAAAAATTCCTCAAAAATTCCAACTTTGTCCCTCAAACccataaacaaaaaagaaacaccAAAAAGATCCAGGACAAGGAGGGCATTCCACCAGAGCAGCAGCGCATGATCTTCGCCGGCAAGCAGCTCGAAGACGGCCAAACCCTAGCTGACTACAACATCCAGAAAGAGTTGATTCTTCAACTGGTGCTGAGGCTCCATGGAGGGATTATCGAGCGTTCTCTGATGGCTTTGGCTCGCAAGTACAATCAGGAGCTTGAATTTTTGTAATTCAGTTAATGTCATTTGCATTGTATCAGAGTTGAAGTACTACagtttatattaatattttgatgGATCTTGGGTTAATTTGATCTCttggtttatattttttttatagttaaaaaaaataaaaaataaatcaacaaGCACTAGTTTCTTGACAATTGATGCCATATATCAATTACAGAGAATTCATATGAATAAGAAGATGAACTTCTGAACAAAAAGATGAACTTTTGATAATGTGGTGCCATGGTAAATGAATGGGTGTGAGGTAGATGGCTGCTGGTAAATAATTGGATagttagattttctttttctcatctTAATTCAAATAGGGGTAAAAGAAGAAGTAAGATTATGAGATGTTAATAGAATTACCCTAATCTAATTATCCGTTCATATCACTTTAATCCATGATACATGGACTTATAATATGATTCGCATTAACAGCGACATCTAttagtaaaataaaaacaattacaaTGACACCTTTCAGTGTCTTCATACGACATGTGTCTCAGTGACGTGGAATATGTGGCAGTACAATATACAATGACAAAATAAACTATAGAAAAATATACTTGTCAATATTAGTGACGGTACCTATTACCTAACAAATTgcattcacttttttttttggtatatcCAATAACTCCCATGAGGTTCTTTCATGGAGAGCAATTGCACAGAGACAACGATTCTACATTTACTTGACATttcaatttaataatttaatttcatgTGCAAAGAATTTTACACATAATTTTAGGTTATTCGATCCAAATATTACAATAATAATGATCAAGTTCTATGTAAGTCATCATCCTCTCATAGTCATGtacaattttttaaaccaatgtAACGTTCCTTTTAcgttttaaaatattattttaaagcGACCGAGGTTATTTTAAATAGctaaaaaaatcatatataagagagtatatatatttaatagaaaaaatgaaaaatgagtcAAATATTTAATGTGATCAACTACAAGTATGAAATGATATGATCAACTTTGTAATTGTAGGGCTTTTGACATTAGATTATGAGATTTTTCTCAACTCTTGAAAAAATATTCAGATGATAAATTAAATTTAGGGAAAATTTGAAAGAGATCCAATTTTATAGCCCATCTTTTAAAATATGTCCAATTTTTAGTGacttttgatttttgaaatATGTCTAATTTTTAGTTCAATTTATCCATTTCAAAAGATCCCATTAATTTATTCATAGTATTATGAGAAGAGAGAGTACTTTCTTTCTCCTCTCACACCCCAACTATTTTCAAGTGGCCCCCTTGATGGGTTCCACAGGTGGGAGCCAATCATATAGGTAATTATGTGCATAAGAGAGCATTAGTGATCCTTAATTATTGTATAATCTTGTGCTGGGGTGGAGGAAGAGCTTAATGAGAAGGTTAGGATTTTAATATTTAACTCAGACTGCCGTTGTCGACATACCCAATAACTCTGTGGAGATTAAGAAATAATTCATTTTTTAAGCTCgatattcaaataattaactaTTGGTTAAAAGCGATTGCCAAGGGTTGAAGATCAAGTTGTGGATTTATTAAATCAACAGCTAAAAGGATTAAATGCTAATATGGATTAATTATAAGCAAGTAGATAATGAAATGACCTATTTACATAGTGAATCATGATTCCTCTCATGCATTTAATATAGAGCAAATTGTAAGATGAAATGGAAAACATAAAGTTTAGGGTCACGATCACACTACTGCATGGTGATAATTTTACACGCATATTATATAATATCGATGACAACGACGACATGTCATGAACTGATCGTATAACTTATAATATGAGTGGAATGGAAATATCACTTAACACTTAAACAGTGACAGTTATACTTAAAAACTTATCAATGAAGTGATCCGAACaataataacaacaacaaccataCCTTATCCTCATAAATGGGGCTGAttatatgaatcctaaaacgtcATTAAGCTCGATTTTGCGTCAAGTCTTCCGTTAGCTTCATTCAAGTACTCCATACCTTTCTCTATCTCATTTGCCTTTATCCTCCGTCTTCCTAAGTCTTCATCTACCCCTTTTGCCTTGAGCCTTCGTCTTCCTATGTCTTCCTCTACTTCTTTTACCTTGAGCCTCcatcttcctaggtcttcctctatctctcttttttttttttttttttttttttttaaatcttcaTCTACCTCTTTTGCCCTAACCCTATCGATGAAGTGATCCATTTGAAATATATGTATAATAAAGGGTCAAAATTACTCAAGGCATATTACTATTTACTTGAATAAAAGTACtcatttacttttcttttttttttaatattaaagtaCGATTTTCATTGATAAGAAGGAAATACGTATAAAGTGAGGATGAAGTACATATATGGGTCTCGATAAAAATCTTGTTGGAACTTTCAACCTGATCGAAAGGAAAAAGAGTGTCCCCCACaaacaaactaaaaattaaCTATCCTCACATAGCAAAGAAATATTACAAATTAATTGGACTCATTTTCAACCAAGGCGTCCATAACTAAACCCGGAAGTTCCTCAAGCCACGTTTTCTCCTGAGAGCTTCCAACACCAGCACGTGCGAGCCTGTGTGCCGCCTGGTTTGCCTTCCGTCTGACATGGTTAAGCTTAGGAAGATCTTGGAGAAAATTAAACACGAATGTGATTAATTATTAGATGCATTATTTATTAGATGCAGATTTTCATAGCAGCAAACGTTGAAGCCAAGTTGACCCAGTCTCTTTATTTTGAGCCGGCAGATTTGGACACACTGTTGACTCCTGATGTCGATCACTATATGGATGTTCCCATACAATTTCTCCGTCGTAGACTGATTGACCGCTCACTGACGAgcaatttttcaatgtgattgtTATACTATTATGCACACAGGTATCTTTTTATTAGGACTACACCTTAAATTTATGAAGTATCACATAGCTTGCAAATAttacgttctaagattcatacagTCGACCCCATTTAATAAAAGAAAGTTTGGAGGTTGTTGTTTTGCTTTACACAAAGCTTTTCTCCTCTTTTACACATCACAAGTTAACCGATGTtattcaaattgaagaaattaaaaGAGAATCAAATGATACAAATAAGAAGAAGCAAGCACAAAGAAAAAATTGATAATGCGAAAATCATATTTAATATTATAATACGTAAATTTGTAATACCATTATGCAAATATTTGATGGCTGTCAACATTATCTTATTTATGTCTTCCATTCACTTGAAGATTGAACATTGAACATTCAAATTCGGAAAAACTTGAATCAATGATTTAAGAGAATGACCAAAAATTGGCTCTGGCCCCTCTAGCATTATTACCAAAGAGATTAGTAGATTACAGCTTACAACTAAtccaaacaaatataaaaatataaaaaagaaaactcaataaaatatatagtgcaaggaaaaggaaaaaaggagaaaaataaaGCAAGGGAGCAGTGTATTCACTATACTATCCAGTTGGTTGGTACTTGGTACTAGTGTACCCCTGTAATATGTCAGCagtcacctctctctctctctctctctctctctctctctcccccactCAGTATTTCATCCCTCTCTTTCCACTCGCTCActtcctcactctctctctctctctctacaattttctctctctaacttcctcatgggaagaagaagaagattcaTCAGCAAATCCCACAAACTCCCACCTCGTATCTGAATCCATATTTATCCTCAcccacaaaataaaaaacccaattCCTATTCCTAATCTATGGGGCCGTACGGTTCCACCACCTGCTCCGGCGCCAGCAGCAGCGCcagctcctcctcctcctcctccgtcaCCAAACCCCCCGCCGACATCGATGGCTGTTTGGCCGATGCCGGATACAAGGTCCGCTCCTCTGATCTGCGACACGTCGCCCAGCGCCTCGAGCGGCTTGAGACCGTCATGGTCAACTCCCCCGGCGACCTCTCCCACCTCGCCTCCGACGCCGTCCTTTACAACCCCGCCGACCTCGCCACCTGGGTCGACTCCCTCCTCACCGAGTTCAACCACCAACCCCTCATCTCTCTCCCCTCCGATCTCGACTTCTCCGAAGGCGCCGTCATCAATAATCCCGCCGCCCTCCCCCGCCAAACATGGACCGATAATTCCGCCGTCATCGCCGCCGTGCCGCAGCAGAACCACAACCAGCTCACCGTCGTCACCGCCATGGAAGAAGATTCGGGGATTAGGCTGGTCCACTTGCTTGTCACGTGCGCCGAATCCGTCCAGCGTGGTGACCTAGCATTGGCCGGCTCCCTGATCGAGAACATGCAGGCTctgttgacacgtgtcaaccCCAGCTGTGGCATCGGGAAGGTCGCCGGGTACTTCATCGACGCCCTCAGCTGCCGCATCTTCTCGCCGCAGACCGTCGGCTCGGCTTCCGGCTCGGTTCACGAGAATGAGCTTCTCTACCACTACTTCTACGAGGCCTGCCCCTATCTCAAATTCGCGCACTTCACCGCCAATCAGGCCATCCTGGAAGCATTCGACGGTCACGACTGCGTCCACGTCATCGACTTCAACTTAATGCACGGCCTCCAATGGCCCGCGCTTATTCAGGCCCTCGCCCTCCGCCCCGGTGGGCCCCCCCTGCTTCGATTGACCGGCATTGGACCGCCGTCCCCGGACGGGCGCGACTCGCTGAGAGAAATCGGCCTCCGACTCGCCGAGTTGGCCCGGTCCGTCAACGTCCGCTTCACTTTCCGCGGCGTGGCGGCTTCGAGGCTCGAGGACGTAAAGCCGTGGATGCTCCAGGTGAGTCCCAAGGAGGCGGTGGCGGTGAATTCTATCATGCAGCTGCACCGGCTGCTCGGATCCGACCCGAACCGGAACTCCCCAATCGAGATGATGCTGTCCTGGATCCGGAACCTCAACCCGAAGATCGTGGCGGTTGTGGAGCAGGAAGCGGACCATAACAAACCGGGTTTTCTGGACCGGTTCACGGAGGCGCTGTACTACTACTCGAACATGTTCGACTCGCTGGAGGCTTGCGCGATGCAGCCGGAGAAGGCTTTGGCGGAGATTTACATACAGAGGGAGATATGCAACGTTGTGTGCTGCGAGGGAGCGGCTCGAGTCGAGAGGCACGAACCGCTGGACAAGTGGCGGATCCGGCTCGAGCAAGCCGGGTTCAGGCCGCTCCACTTGGGATCGAATGCGTTTAAGCAGGCGAGTATGCTTCTTACTCTCTTCTCGGCTGAAGGGTA
This window contains:
- the LOC103400470 gene encoding DELLA protein GAI-like (The RefSeq protein has 2 substitutions compared to this genomic sequence) gives rise to the protein MGPYGSTTCSGASSSASSSSSSSVTKPPADIDGCLADAGYKVRSSDLRHVAQRLERLETVMVNSPGDLSHLASDAVLYNPADLATWVDSLLTEFNHQPLISLPSDLDFSEGAVINNPAALPRQTWTDNSAVIAAVPQQNHNQLTVVTAMEEDSGIRLVHLLVTCAESVQRGDLALAGSLIENMQALLTRVNPSCGIGKVAGYFIDALSCRIFSPQTVGSASGSVHENELLYHYFYEACPYLKFAHFTANQAILEAFDGHDCVHVIDFNLMHGLQWPALIQALALRPGGPPLLRLTGIGPPSPDGRDSLREIGLRLAELARSVNVRFAFRGVAASRLEDVKPWMLQVSPKEAVAVNSIMQLHRLLGSDPNRNSPIEMMLSWIRNLNPKIVAVVEQEADHNKPGFLDRFTEALYYYSNMFDSLEACAMQPEKALAEIYIQREICNVVCCEGAARVERHEPLDKWRIRLEQAGFRPLHLGSNAFKQASMLLTLFSAEGYRVEENQGCLTLGWHNRPLIAASAWQVMPMAEATANQQPVGIINQNSNPNRI